The following coding sequences lie in one Arachis hypogaea cultivar Tifrunner chromosome 9, arahy.Tifrunner.gnm2.J5K5, whole genome shotgun sequence genomic window:
- the LOC112708797 gene encoding disease resistance protein RML1A isoform X1, which translates to MSCSTKKYDVFLSFRGEDTRTNFTSHLYTALDQKSIRTYIDYQLNRGEDVWPPLAKAIENSHVSVVVFSENYASSKWCLEELVKILQCRKDFGQVVIPVFYETDPSHIRKQSGSYGKAFAKHERDLCAEGRYSDSNKHKVENWKAALTEAANISGWDSRNHKDDSQLIANVVNDVLQKRYLRHPIELKGLVGTEEICRNVELLMKRVRIIGIWGMGGIGKTTIAKVLFAKLFPQYDNVCFVVKEISVDRLLFELLKEEISTSNLVGLAFDMKRLNNKKVLIVLDDVDSLDQLEHLCRDFRDLSEDSRLIITTRNRQLLAGRVDWIYKVEKWKASESLQLFSLEAFKETHPQRGYEDLAAMAVKYAGGIPLALKVLGSYLRSKSIKFWESTLRKLNKYPNETIVNLLKVSYDGLDDLEKKIFLDIAFFFNGEEKDHVISILDACGFEASSGIDVLEDKALITISYNNTIEMHELLQKMGFDIVRRECSGDFARRSRLRDTEVRALLKDNKGTDAVEGITLDLSLIKDIHLSVDTFNKMNNMRFLRFYIPLGQSPGHVYLPRALKSFSNKLRYFEWNGYPLESLPSTFHAKLLVEIRMPHSRVEQLWRGKQELDNLEGIDLSDCKHLIMLPDLSKASRLKWVNLSGCESLCALHSSILSSDTLATLILDRCTNLGTVKGEKHLKSLKNISVSGCSSLKEFAVSSDLIENLDLSNTEIETLDTSIGNLPNLIWLNLEGLKLKQLQKELCFLTSLKELKLSYSGLVIDKQQLHVLFDGLRSLQILHLKDCANLSEFPDNIGALSKLQELRLDGSSVRSLPTSIKHLLALEILSLKNCRELLSLPELPSFIKEFYAPNCTSLETVSNFKSFAMKMVGKTKHISFKNSLKLNGNSLYSIMESLHLTMLSAAFHNVLVRRFHVAIHSYNYNCMDACLPGSRVPEQFTFRITNSSSITVHLPTCSNLLGFIYCVVLSPSNGLKQCGAKIQCECNLAGGLKATWQDKAVSELNSDHVYLLYDPFHCDNILRFYEPKVYFEFSVTADTGEVDGSIAIQECGVHLISDSELQCVLPELEMDLDKRKDLEKGLEIESGKARWLYPYASEDHSQNLVAPPPPPPPPPPPSTPPLPQPKTRKKVRSHKEKSSSKRSRMQNPGTELCVQCCCDRKVATEEMKSEIIEIDPRSTDHFSDVEERMESNCKKIKNGDRKGLEENNSESTKAVKSKGNEERPIDFDAGLDLLVNSDSASKEYAPEDMPLQNFYDQPNTIGGSKHYKENPMLLRRQLLVHPEINDLTVEKPNQERKKERMGLDKPKVEDEPDEDPLAELESILLGRQKSLLKPACSASDVAIREALHNLECILEKSLENILGDIELQHKLQISLQCIEQASDEEVSPSITKLVKSMTSSVEDLIKSFASTQKVVEDHTSRLEQKEKLVQKMLDARKQQELVKERMKQYKIQAESVEREVEDLDEQIRFLVEQRKIIQMKRTKLNKDLEECDGKRRKLTDEAKDWVAESKELMLAINNSEVSYASAISKQEKLNEKWEGFRESFSQKKLKPYPRIML; encoded by the exons ATGTCTTGCTCAACCAAGAAATATGATGTTTTTCTTAGCTTCAGAGGCGAGGACACACGCACAAACTTCACTAGCCATCTTTACACTGCTCTTGATCAAAAGTCAATCAGAACTTACATAGATTATCAACTCAACAGAGGAGAAGATGTTTGGCCACCACTCGCCAAAGCGATCGAGAACTCGCATGTATCGGTTGTGGTTTTCTCAGAGAACTATGCTTCTTCAAAATGGTGCTTGGAGGAACTTGTCAAGATTCTCCAATGCAGAAAGGATTTTGGCCAGGTTGTTATTCCAGTGTTCTATGAAACAGATCCATCTCATATAAGAAAGCAAAGTGGGAGTTATGGGAAGGCATTTGCAAAACATGAGCGTGATCTTTGTGCAGAGGGAAGATACAGTGATTCCaacaaacacaaagtagagaattGGAAAGCTGCTCTCACTGAAGCTGCCAATATTTCTGGGTGGGACTCTCGGAACCACAA GGACGATTCTCAACTGATTGCAAACGTGGTTAATGATGTACTGCAAAAGCGTTACTTGAGGCACCCTATTGAACTAAAAGGCCTTGTTGGAACTGAAGAAATCTGCAGAAATGTCGAATTGTTAATGAAAAGAGTTCGAATAATTGGAATTTGGGGCATGGGTGGAATAGGTAAGACAACCATTGCCAAAGTGTTGTTTGCCAAACTGTTTCCTCAGTATGACAATGTGTGCTTTGTGGTGAAAGAAATCTCAGTTGATAGGCTTCTGTTCGAGCTGTTAAAGGAAGAAATTTCCACATCTAACTTGGTAGGACTCGCATTCGACATGAAGAGGCTTAATAACAAAAAGGTCCTCATTGTGCTAGATGATGTGGATAGTCTTGATCAATTGGAACATTTGTGTAGAGATTTTCGAGATCTAAGTGAAGATAGTCGACTCATCATAACTACAAGAAATAGGCAATTGCTTGCTGGAAGAGTTGATTGGATATATAAGGTTGAGAAATGGAAAGCATCTGAATCTCTACAGCTTTTTAGCCTGGAAGCCTTCAAGGAAACTCATCCTCAAAGGGGTTATGAAGATCTCGCCGCAATGGCAGTTAAGTATGCTGGAGGCATTCCCTTAGCTTTGAAAGTTTTGGGTTCGTATCTTCGTTCGAAAAGCATCAAATTTTGGGAAAGTACTTTGAGAAAACTCAACAAGTATCCCAATGAGACGATTGTAAATTTGTTGAAGGTAAGCTATGATGGATTGGATGATCTAGAGAAGAAGATATTCTTGGACATTGCATTTTTTTTCAATGGAGAAGAGAAAGATCATGTCATAAGCATACTAGATGCCTGTGGATTTGAAGCAAGTAGTGGAATAGATGTTCTTGAAGATAAAGCTTTGATAACCATTTCATATAACAACACAATAGAAATGCATGAACTGCTACAAAAAATGGGTTTTGACATAGTGCGTAGAGAATGTAGCGGAGACTTTGCAAGACGAAGTCGATTGAGGGATACTGAAGTTCGTGCTCTACTTAAAGATAATAAG GGGACTGATGCAGTTGAAGGCATAACGTTAGATTTATCTCTAATCAAAGATATTCATTTGAGTGTTGACACATTCAACAAGATGAATAACATGAGATTTCTAAGATTCTATATCCCCTTGGGTCAGAGTCCTGGCCATGTGTACCTTCCAAGAGCTCTTAAGTCATTTTCCAATAAACTGAGGTACTTTGAGTGGAATGGATATCCTTTAGAGTCTCTTCCTTCAACTTTTCATGCTAAGTTGCTTGTTGAAATTCGCATGCCGCACAGTCGTGTCGAACAACTTTGGAGGGGAAAACAG GAACTTGATAATTTAGAGGGCATTGACCTAAGTGATTGCAAACATTTGATAATGCTTCCGGATTTGTCGAAGGCGTCAAGACTTAAATGGGTGAATCTATCAGGTTGTGAGAGTTTGTGTGCTCTTCATTCATCTATTTTGTCCTCTGATACACTTGCCACTTTGATATTAGATAGGTGTACAAATCTGGGGACTGTGAAAGGTGAAAAGCATTTAAAATCTCTGAAGAATATTAGTGTCAGTGGGTGCTCAAGTCTCAAGGAATTTGCAGTGTCATCTGATTTAATTGAGAACTTGGATTTAAGCAACACAGAAATTGAGACGCTAGACACATCAATTGGGAATCTACCTAATCTTATATGGCTCAATTTAGAAGGTTTGAAGCTTAAGCAACTTCAAAAGGAGTTATGTTTCTTGACATCACTCAAGGAGTTAAAGCTTTCTTACAGTGGACTAGTAATTGACAAGCAGCAACTGCATGTGCTGTTTGATGGCTTGAGATCTCTACAGATACTTCATCTGAAGGATTGTGCTAATTTGTCTGAATTTCCCGACAACATTGGCGCTTTATCGAAACTACAAGAGTTAAGGCTAGATGGAAGCAGTGTGAGGAGTTTGCCTACAAGCATCAAACATCTTTTAGCGCTTGAGATTCTGTCGTTAAAGAATTGCAGGGAGCTTCTGAGCCTACCGGAGCTTCCGTCTTTCATCAAGGAATTCTATGCCCCTAACTGCACCTCATTGGAGACAGTATCAAATTTCAAAAGCTTTGCGATGAAGATGGTGGGAAAGACGAAACACATTTCATTCAAGAATAGCTTGAAACTGAATGGAAACTCACTGTATTCTATCATGGAAAGCTTGCATTTAACAATGTTGAGTGCTGCATTTCACAATGTGTTGGTAAGAAGATTCCATGTGGCCATCCATAGTTATAATTATAACTGTATGGATGCCTGTTTACCAGGAAGCAGAGTCCCCGAGCAATTCACATTTCGAATAACAAACTCTTCCTCCATTACCGTTCATCTTCCTACCTGTTCCAACTTGCTGGGCTTCATCTACTGTGTGGTTCTCTCACCATCCAATGGACTGAAGCAGTGCGGTGCAAAAATACAGTGTGAATGCAATTTGGCAGGAGGCCTAAAGGCTACATGGCAAGATAAAGCAGTTAGTGAGCTGAACTCGGATCATGTTTATTTATTGTATGATCCATTCCATTGTGACAACATTCTCAGATTTTATGAACCAAAGGTCTATTTTGAGTTCAGTGTAACAGCTGACACAGGGGAAGTTGATGGATCTATAGCTATTCAAGAGTGTGGTGTACACCTCATAAGTGATTCAGAATTGCAGTGTGTTTTACCAGAACTGGAAATGGATTTAGACAAGAGGAAGGACTTGGAGAAGGGATTGGAGATAGAATCTGGAAAAGCCAGATGGTTATATCCATATGCCTCCGAAGATCACAGCCAAAATCTGGTTGcgcctccccctccccctccccctccccctcctccCTCAACCCCTCCACTCCCACAACCAAAAACTAGAAAGAAAGTAAGGTCACACAAGGAGAAAAGTAGCAGCAAGAGAAGCCGGATGCAGAATCCAGGAACGGAATTATGCGTGCAATGTTGCTGCGATAGGAAAGTAG CCACAGAAGAAATGAAGTCTGAGATTATTGAAATAGATCCTAGGAGTACAGACCATTTTTCTGATGTAGAAGAGAGAATGGAATCTAATTGCAAGAAAATCAAGAATGGTGATAGAAAAGGTCTTGAGGAAAATAACTCAGAGTCAACAAAAGCT GTCAAAAgcaaaggaaatgaagaaagGCCAATTGATTTTGATGCTGGATTGGATCTGCTTGTTAATTCAGATTCAGCCAGCAAAGAATATGCGCCTGAAGACATGCCACTTCAAAACTTTTATGATCAACCAAATACCATAGGAGGATCTAAGCACTATAAAGAAAATCCAATGCTACTAAGAAGACAACTCCTGGTTCATCCTGAAATTAATGATCTGACCGTTGAAAAACCAAACCaggaaagaaaaaaggaaagaatggGTCTCGACAAACCTAAAGTCGAAGATGAGCCAGATGAAGATCCTCTTGCTGAACTTGAGAGCATCTTGTTGGGAAGACAGAAGTCGTTGCTGAAACCAGCCTGTTCTGCAAGCGATGTTGCCATAAGGGAAGCTCTGCATAATCTTGAATGCATACTCGAAAAGTCACTTGAAAACATTCTTGGTGACATTGAATTACAACACAAGTTACAAATTTCTTTGCAATGCATAGAACAGGCATCAGATGAAGAAGTTTCTCCCAGTATAACAAAGCTTGTCAAAAGCATGACATCTTCTGTTGAGGATCTGATCAAAAGTTTTGCGTCGACCCAAAAAGTAGTTGAAGACCACACTAGCCGCttggaacaaaaagaaaaacttgTGCAGAAAATGTTAGATGCTAGGAAACAGCAAGAATTAgtaaaagaaagaatgaaacaataCAAGATTCAAGCAGAAAGTGTTGAGAGAGAGGTTGAAGATCTTGACGAACAAATTCGATTTCTTGTCGAACaaagaaaaatcatccaaatgaAACGGACCAAGTTGAATAAGGACTTGGAAGAATGCGATGGCAAAAGGAGGAAACTAACAGATGAGGCTAAGGATTGGGTAGCTGAAAGCAAGGAGCTAATGTTGGCAATTAACAATTCTGAAGTCTCATATGCAAGTGCAATATCTAAGCAAGAGAAGTTGAATGAGAAATGGGAAGGTTTTCGAGAATCTTTTTCACAAAAGAAGTTAAAACCTTATCCTAGAATAATGTTGTAG
- the LOC112708797 gene encoding disease resistance protein RML1A isoform X2, producing MSCSTKKYDVFLSFRGEDTRTNFTSHLYTALDQKSIRTYIDYQLNRGEDVWPPLAKAIENSHVSVVVFSENYASSKWCLEELVKILQCRKDFGQVVIPVFYETDPSHIRKQSGSYGKAFAKHERDLCAEGRYSDSNKHKVENWKAALTEAANISGWDSRNHKDDSQLIANVVNDVLQKRYLRHPIELKGLVGTEEICRNVELLMKRVRIIGIWGMGGIGKTTIAKVLFAKLFPQYDNVCFVVKEISVDRLLFELLKEEISTSNLVGLAFDMKRLNNKKVLIVLDDVDSLDQLEHLCRDFRDLSEDSRLIITTRNRQLLAGRVDWIYKVEKWKASESLQLFSLEAFKETHPQRGYEDLAAMAVKYAGGIPLALKVLGSYLRSKSIKFWESTLRKLNKYPNETIVNLLKVSYDGLDDLEKKIFLDIAFFFNGEEKDHVISILDACGFEASSGIDVLEDKALITISYNNTIEMHELLQKMGFDIVRRECSGDFARRSRLRDTEVRALLKDNKGTDAVEGITLDLSLIKDIHLSVDTFNKMNNMRFLRFYIPLGQSPGHVYLPRALKSFSNKLRYFEWNGYPLESLPSTFHAKLLVEIRMPHSRVEQLWRGKQELDNLEGIDLSDCKHLIMLPDLSKASRLKWVNLSGCESLCALHSSILSSDTLATLILDRCTNLGTVKGEKHLKSLKNISVSGCSSLKEFAVSSDLIENLDLSNTEIETLDTSIGNLPNLIWLNLEGLKLKQLQKELCFLTSLKELKLSYSGLVIDKQQLHVLFDGLRSLQILHLKDCANLSEFPDNIGALSKLQELRLDGSSVRSLPTSIKHLLALEILSLKNCRELLSLPELPSFIKEFYAPNCTSLETVSNFKSFAMKMVGKTKHISFKNSLKLNGNSLYSIMESLHLTMLSAAFHNVLVRRFHVAIHSYNYNCMDACLPGSRVPEQFTFRITNSSSITVHLPTCSNLLGFIYCVVLSPSNGLKQCGAKIQCECNLAGGLKATWQDKAVSELNSDHVYLLYDPFHCDNILRFYEPKVYFEFSVTADTGEVDGSIAIQECGVHLISDSELQCVLPELEMDLDKRKDLEKGLEIESGKARWLYPYASEDHSQNLVAPPPPPPPPPPPSTPPLPQPKTRKKVRSHKEKSSSKRSRMQNPGTELCVQCCCDRKVEEMKSEIIEIDPRSTDHFSDVEERMESNCKKIKNGDRKGLEENNSESTKAVKSKGNEERPIDFDAGLDLLVNSDSASKEYAPEDMPLQNFYDQPNTIGGSKHYKENPMLLRRQLLVHPEINDLTVEKPNQERKKERMGLDKPKVEDEPDEDPLAELESILLGRQKSLLKPACSASDVAIREALHNLECILEKSLENILGDIELQHKLQISLQCIEQASDEEVSPSITKLVKSMTSSVEDLIKSFASTQKVVEDHTSRLEQKEKLVQKMLDARKQQELVKERMKQYKIQAESVEREVEDLDEQIRFLVEQRKIIQMKRTKLNKDLEECDGKRRKLTDEAKDWVAESKELMLAINNSEVSYASAISKQEKLNEKWEGFRESFSQKKLKPYPRIML from the exons ATGTCTTGCTCAACCAAGAAATATGATGTTTTTCTTAGCTTCAGAGGCGAGGACACACGCACAAACTTCACTAGCCATCTTTACACTGCTCTTGATCAAAAGTCAATCAGAACTTACATAGATTATCAACTCAACAGAGGAGAAGATGTTTGGCCACCACTCGCCAAAGCGATCGAGAACTCGCATGTATCGGTTGTGGTTTTCTCAGAGAACTATGCTTCTTCAAAATGGTGCTTGGAGGAACTTGTCAAGATTCTCCAATGCAGAAAGGATTTTGGCCAGGTTGTTATTCCAGTGTTCTATGAAACAGATCCATCTCATATAAGAAAGCAAAGTGGGAGTTATGGGAAGGCATTTGCAAAACATGAGCGTGATCTTTGTGCAGAGGGAAGATACAGTGATTCCaacaaacacaaagtagagaattGGAAAGCTGCTCTCACTGAAGCTGCCAATATTTCTGGGTGGGACTCTCGGAACCACAA GGACGATTCTCAACTGATTGCAAACGTGGTTAATGATGTACTGCAAAAGCGTTACTTGAGGCACCCTATTGAACTAAAAGGCCTTGTTGGAACTGAAGAAATCTGCAGAAATGTCGAATTGTTAATGAAAAGAGTTCGAATAATTGGAATTTGGGGCATGGGTGGAATAGGTAAGACAACCATTGCCAAAGTGTTGTTTGCCAAACTGTTTCCTCAGTATGACAATGTGTGCTTTGTGGTGAAAGAAATCTCAGTTGATAGGCTTCTGTTCGAGCTGTTAAAGGAAGAAATTTCCACATCTAACTTGGTAGGACTCGCATTCGACATGAAGAGGCTTAATAACAAAAAGGTCCTCATTGTGCTAGATGATGTGGATAGTCTTGATCAATTGGAACATTTGTGTAGAGATTTTCGAGATCTAAGTGAAGATAGTCGACTCATCATAACTACAAGAAATAGGCAATTGCTTGCTGGAAGAGTTGATTGGATATATAAGGTTGAGAAATGGAAAGCATCTGAATCTCTACAGCTTTTTAGCCTGGAAGCCTTCAAGGAAACTCATCCTCAAAGGGGTTATGAAGATCTCGCCGCAATGGCAGTTAAGTATGCTGGAGGCATTCCCTTAGCTTTGAAAGTTTTGGGTTCGTATCTTCGTTCGAAAAGCATCAAATTTTGGGAAAGTACTTTGAGAAAACTCAACAAGTATCCCAATGAGACGATTGTAAATTTGTTGAAGGTAAGCTATGATGGATTGGATGATCTAGAGAAGAAGATATTCTTGGACATTGCATTTTTTTTCAATGGAGAAGAGAAAGATCATGTCATAAGCATACTAGATGCCTGTGGATTTGAAGCAAGTAGTGGAATAGATGTTCTTGAAGATAAAGCTTTGATAACCATTTCATATAACAACACAATAGAAATGCATGAACTGCTACAAAAAATGGGTTTTGACATAGTGCGTAGAGAATGTAGCGGAGACTTTGCAAGACGAAGTCGATTGAGGGATACTGAAGTTCGTGCTCTACTTAAAGATAATAAG GGGACTGATGCAGTTGAAGGCATAACGTTAGATTTATCTCTAATCAAAGATATTCATTTGAGTGTTGACACATTCAACAAGATGAATAACATGAGATTTCTAAGATTCTATATCCCCTTGGGTCAGAGTCCTGGCCATGTGTACCTTCCAAGAGCTCTTAAGTCATTTTCCAATAAACTGAGGTACTTTGAGTGGAATGGATATCCTTTAGAGTCTCTTCCTTCAACTTTTCATGCTAAGTTGCTTGTTGAAATTCGCATGCCGCACAGTCGTGTCGAACAACTTTGGAGGGGAAAACAG GAACTTGATAATTTAGAGGGCATTGACCTAAGTGATTGCAAACATTTGATAATGCTTCCGGATTTGTCGAAGGCGTCAAGACTTAAATGGGTGAATCTATCAGGTTGTGAGAGTTTGTGTGCTCTTCATTCATCTATTTTGTCCTCTGATACACTTGCCACTTTGATATTAGATAGGTGTACAAATCTGGGGACTGTGAAAGGTGAAAAGCATTTAAAATCTCTGAAGAATATTAGTGTCAGTGGGTGCTCAAGTCTCAAGGAATTTGCAGTGTCATCTGATTTAATTGAGAACTTGGATTTAAGCAACACAGAAATTGAGACGCTAGACACATCAATTGGGAATCTACCTAATCTTATATGGCTCAATTTAGAAGGTTTGAAGCTTAAGCAACTTCAAAAGGAGTTATGTTTCTTGACATCACTCAAGGAGTTAAAGCTTTCTTACAGTGGACTAGTAATTGACAAGCAGCAACTGCATGTGCTGTTTGATGGCTTGAGATCTCTACAGATACTTCATCTGAAGGATTGTGCTAATTTGTCTGAATTTCCCGACAACATTGGCGCTTTATCGAAACTACAAGAGTTAAGGCTAGATGGAAGCAGTGTGAGGAGTTTGCCTACAAGCATCAAACATCTTTTAGCGCTTGAGATTCTGTCGTTAAAGAATTGCAGGGAGCTTCTGAGCCTACCGGAGCTTCCGTCTTTCATCAAGGAATTCTATGCCCCTAACTGCACCTCATTGGAGACAGTATCAAATTTCAAAAGCTTTGCGATGAAGATGGTGGGAAAGACGAAACACATTTCATTCAAGAATAGCTTGAAACTGAATGGAAACTCACTGTATTCTATCATGGAAAGCTTGCATTTAACAATGTTGAGTGCTGCATTTCACAATGTGTTGGTAAGAAGATTCCATGTGGCCATCCATAGTTATAATTATAACTGTATGGATGCCTGTTTACCAGGAAGCAGAGTCCCCGAGCAATTCACATTTCGAATAACAAACTCTTCCTCCATTACCGTTCATCTTCCTACCTGTTCCAACTTGCTGGGCTTCATCTACTGTGTGGTTCTCTCACCATCCAATGGACTGAAGCAGTGCGGTGCAAAAATACAGTGTGAATGCAATTTGGCAGGAGGCCTAAAGGCTACATGGCAAGATAAAGCAGTTAGTGAGCTGAACTCGGATCATGTTTATTTATTGTATGATCCATTCCATTGTGACAACATTCTCAGATTTTATGAACCAAAGGTCTATTTTGAGTTCAGTGTAACAGCTGACACAGGGGAAGTTGATGGATCTATAGCTATTCAAGAGTGTGGTGTACACCTCATAAGTGATTCAGAATTGCAGTGTGTTTTACCAGAACTGGAAATGGATTTAGACAAGAGGAAGGACTTGGAGAAGGGATTGGAGATAGAATCTGGAAAAGCCAGATGGTTATATCCATATGCCTCCGAAGATCACAGCCAAAATCTGGTTGcgcctccccctccccctccccctccccctcctccCTCAACCCCTCCACTCCCACAACCAAAAACTAGAAAGAAAGTAAGGTCACACAAGGAGAAAAGTAGCAGCAAGAGAAGCCGGATGCAGAATCCAGGAACGGAATTATGCGTGCAATGTTGCTGCGATAGGAAAGTAG AAGAAATGAAGTCTGAGATTATTGAAATAGATCCTAGGAGTACAGACCATTTTTCTGATGTAGAAGAGAGAATGGAATCTAATTGCAAGAAAATCAAGAATGGTGATAGAAAAGGTCTTGAGGAAAATAACTCAGAGTCAACAAAAGCT GTCAAAAgcaaaggaaatgaagaaagGCCAATTGATTTTGATGCTGGATTGGATCTGCTTGTTAATTCAGATTCAGCCAGCAAAGAATATGCGCCTGAAGACATGCCACTTCAAAACTTTTATGATCAACCAAATACCATAGGAGGATCTAAGCACTATAAAGAAAATCCAATGCTACTAAGAAGACAACTCCTGGTTCATCCTGAAATTAATGATCTGACCGTTGAAAAACCAAACCaggaaagaaaaaaggaaagaatggGTCTCGACAAACCTAAAGTCGAAGATGAGCCAGATGAAGATCCTCTTGCTGAACTTGAGAGCATCTTGTTGGGAAGACAGAAGTCGTTGCTGAAACCAGCCTGTTCTGCAAGCGATGTTGCCATAAGGGAAGCTCTGCATAATCTTGAATGCATACTCGAAAAGTCACTTGAAAACATTCTTGGTGACATTGAATTACAACACAAGTTACAAATTTCTTTGCAATGCATAGAACAGGCATCAGATGAAGAAGTTTCTCCCAGTATAACAAAGCTTGTCAAAAGCATGACATCTTCTGTTGAGGATCTGATCAAAAGTTTTGCGTCGACCCAAAAAGTAGTTGAAGACCACACTAGCCGCttggaacaaaaagaaaaacttgTGCAGAAAATGTTAGATGCTAGGAAACAGCAAGAATTAgtaaaagaaagaatgaaacaataCAAGATTCAAGCAGAAAGTGTTGAGAGAGAGGTTGAAGATCTTGACGAACAAATTCGATTTCTTGTCGAACaaagaaaaatcatccaaatgaAACGGACCAAGTTGAATAAGGACTTGGAAGAATGCGATGGCAAAAGGAGGAAACTAACAGATGAGGCTAAGGATTGGGTAGCTGAAAGCAAGGAGCTAATGTTGGCAATTAACAATTCTGAAGTCTCATATGCAAGTGCAATATCTAAGCAAGAGAAGTTGAATGAGAAATGGGAAGGTTTTCGAGAATCTTTTTCACAAAAGAAGTTAAAACCTTATCCTAGAATAATGTTGTAG